DNA from Candidatus Hydrogenedentota bacterium:
CGCTCTGTAATCCCGAAATGTGCGTCGATCGACTCCAGCCAGCTGCCCTTCTTCGGCATGGGTGCGCCACTGAGCACGAGGTAGTCCCGCGCCCGCGTCATGGCCACGTAGAGCACCCGTGCATGTTCCGCCGTCTCCTCCTCGGCACAGCGGCGCCGGATGGCTTCGCCCATCGAGGACGCAACGCGTTCGCCGCTGCCGTTGGTGACCTTCACGGCGAGCCCGAGGCTGCGGTGCAGCGGGACCGTGGTCCGGTTCGAGCCGCGCGGCACCAGCGAGATATCCGGCACGAACACGACCGGGAATTCCAGGCCTTTGGCCTTGTGAACTGTCATGATCGTGACCGCGCCCGCGCCCTCGGGCTGCATCGGCGCTTCGCCCTCGCGCACGGCCTGCCCGCGCACTTCGTTTAAATACGTAATGAACGAGCGGACTGTCGCGGGGCGTGTCCGCGTAAAGCTGTCGGCCAAATCGACCAGCTTGCGCACGTTGGACGCCTTCTGCAATCCGAGGTACTGGCCGAGCAGGATCGCCTCGTAGCCGGTTCTATCGAGTACATGCCGCAGCAGTTCGGGCAAGGGGCGGAGCAGCATTCCCCGGAACTCTTCGAACAGGGCGCGGGCCCGCCGCCACGCGTCTGGCTGCGTGAGGCCTTCCGGCTCGGCGCTCGACTGAAACGCCGCCGCGAGGCCGCCGGACCGCGCGAGGCGCAGCAGCGATTCATCGTTGAGGCCCGCCATAGGGCTGCGCAGGAACCCGAACAAGGCCGGCTCGTTCCAGGGGTCGACCAGCACTTGCAGCAGGTTGAGCACGTCCAGCACCTCTTGCCTCTCGTAGAAGCCCGCGCCCGCGACCACCATGTACGGGATACCCGCGCGGCGCAACGGCTCTTCATAGAGGAACACGTTGCTCATGGCGCGCAGCAGGATGGCCACGTCGCCGTAGGAAGCGGGGACGTCAACGCCGCCGCGCTCGATTTCGACCCGCGCTTCCCCGTCGCACATTTCCTGGATTCGCGCCGCGATCAGTTCCGCTTCCAAGCTCCGGTAGTCCTCCACACTCGCGTCGTCATGTAGTTCCGGCATCAGGAACTCGAGGCACGGGGCGCGCCGCGCCGGGCGCACGGCGGCCATGGGCGCGTAATCCTGCACGGTATCGAGGAGCCGCGTCGCGTCGAAAAACGCATTGACGGCCTCCAGCAGGTCCGGCACCGTGCGGAAGTTCCGGTCCAGCGGAAGAATCTTGTCGGACACGCCGCGCTGACCGTTGAACACCTCCACCTCCGCGCCGCGAAACAGGTAGATAGACTGCTTGGCGTCGCCGACGATAAAGAGGTCCGGCCCGGCCGGTGCCTCATGCAGCAGCCGCGCGATTTCCATCTGCACATGGTCCGTGTCCTGGAATTCGTCAATGAGCAAATGGCGGATTTCGGAAGCGATCCGGTTCCGGAGCGGCTCATTTTCTTGAAGCATGCGCAGCGCGTGCAGAATCAAGTCGTCGAAATCCAAACCATTGACGGCGGCCTTCGCGGCCTCGTGCGACTGCGCGGCGCGCGCGTAAATGCGGCAAAGGCCGGCCGTGCGGCGCGCGGCCTCCTCTTCGATCGTTTCGTCGCCCGGACCGGGCAGAAACTCCTCCGCGAACGCGGCGACGTCCTTCTGCACCTTTTCAAGTCTTGCATAGACTTCGTCCGAAGGCCAGTTCTTTTTCGCGCCACGTCCGCCGTCGAAGCTGACTATCGCGTTCAGGGCCCGTTCGGTTTCCGCGGCGCACGACGCGGCCGCGATGGCGCGCAGGCCCTCCAGATAGGCGCGGCGGCGCTTCTCGCGGCCGTCCTCAGCGGACGTACAGTTGCCTTCGAAAGACTTCAGTTGCGTGATCAAGCGGCGTACCTGCGGCATGCGCCGCAACGCATCCAGGCGTCGATCGCGTTCGCGGCGCAAGACCTCTTTCCAACGCCGCAGCAGCGCGTTCGGGTCGTCCAGTGCGCAATCGCGGCCCAGCCGTTCAATCACGGAACGTTTCGCCAGCATATCCTCGATCATTCCGGCCAATTCGGGCAGGGACCATTCTTCCACGGCGCCCAGCAGGGCGGGGTCTCCCGCTTCCATGAGTTCTTCCAGCACGGCGTCGACCGTTTCGGAGAGCAGCAGCGCGGCGTCGGCGTCCGCCAGCACCACGAAATCGGGGTCGCGGCCGATCTGCAGCGCGTGCGCGCGCAACAGCGTCGAACAGAACGTGTGGATCGTCGAGATGCGCGCCCCGTCGATACGCCGCTCCCGCTCACGCCACCGGCTCAATCCCTTCGGGTCATCCTGCGGCGCTTTCTTGCGGAACGCCGCGCGCAGGCGCGCCTTCATCTCGGATGCGGCATTCTCCGTGAACGTAATCGCGACGATCTCTTCCAGGGGCACCTCGCGGTCCTCGATCAGGTGGACGATGCGGTCGACCAGCACGCGCGTCTTGCCCGAGCCCGCACCCGCGTCGACGCAGACTCTCCGGCCCTGCGCGCGGATGGCGGCTTCCTGTTGCGGCGTCCAGTTCATGTGTCGGTCCCCTCTCCTTCCGTAGTGGCGAGCGCGCCCGTCTTGCGTTCGATGCGCGCGGCCTCGAAACGGCAGGCGCGGCCTGGGTCACAGTAGGCGCAGCCGCCGGAGGCTGTGGGCGGGAACCGGCCCTCGCGAATGCCTTTCACCGCGTTGGCCACGGCAGCGAGCACGGCCGCGCGCCGCGTTTCGGCCTCGTCCCCCTTCTTCGCGCGCCCGAGCGCCTCGACGCGCGTCTTTTTGCCGGGCTGCGCGAACCATGCGGCCGCGCAGCGGCGTCCTTCAAGCAACAAGCGCTCCGCCGCCTGCGCGTAAATGCCCATTTGAATCGAACGTCCCGCCTGGATGTCCTTTTGCCTGGGCAGCGTGCCCGACTTGTAGTCGATAATCCGGAACTCGTCCCCGTTTTCGTCGACCCGGTCGATGCGTCCCGCGAAGCGCACCGGCCCCGCCGCTGTCTCGAGCGTAAACGGCCGCTCCGAGCCGATATCCTCGCTGCCGGGCCGCGGCGCGCCGCCAAAGGGAATCTCGAGATGGGCCGGGGCCCACTCGGACTCCTCGCGCCCGCGTTCGATCGTGATATAGCGGTCGAGTATCGCCTCCATGCGCCGCTGCTCGACAGCCAGGACGTGCGGCGGCGTGGCGCCTGTGTGCCCGCCGAATACCTGCGCCACGATATGGCGCATCGCGCCGCGCGCCTCCTTTTCAGGCAGGGACGCCACCGCGCGGCCGCGATAATGCGCATGAAACCGGCGCAGGGCCTCATGCAGCAGACTGCCCCGCGTCATGGGGTCGAACTCGGCCGACGGTTCCTCCGCCTCGGCGATACGCAGGATTTCGTCCCGGAAGAAGCGGAATGGGCAATCAAGATACGTCTCTATGCGCGACACGCTGAAGCAGTGGTCCGCGCCGTACGTTCCGGCAAGCTCGCGCAGCAGCGCAGGGTCCGACAGCACCCCGTCGAATTCGCCAAAATCGTCCTCGCCCTGACGGCGTTCTTCGATGGCTGCGCCGCGCTCTTCGAATACGAAGCGGGCCGCTAACGTCTCGCGCCACGCGCGGGCGCGGGCGAACGCGCAATTCGCAAGGTCGCGCCGCGACGATGCCGCCT
Protein-coding regions in this window:
- a CDS encoding UvrD-helicase domain-containing protein: MNWTPQQEAAIRAQGRRVCVDAGAGSGKTRVLVDRIVHLIEDREVPLEEIVAITFTENAASEMKARLRAAFRKKAPQDDPKGLSRWRERERRIDGARISTIHTFCSTLLRAHALQIGRDPDFVVLADADAALLLSETVDAVLEELMEAGDPALLGAVEEWSLPELAGMIEDMLAKRSVIERLGRDCALDDPNALLRRWKEVLRRERDRRLDALRRMPQVRRLITQLKSFEGNCTSAEDGREKRRRAYLEGLRAIAAASCAAETERALNAIVSFDGGRGAKKNWPSDEVYARLEKVQKDVAAFAEEFLPGPGDETIEEEAARRTAGLCRIYARAAQSHEAAKAAVNGLDFDDLILHALRMLQENEPLRNRIASEIRHLLIDEFQDTDHVQMEIARLLHEAPAGPDLFIVGDAKQSIYLFRGAEVEVFNGQRGVSDKILPLDRNFRTVPDLLEAVNAFFDATRLLDTVQDYAPMAAVRPARRAPCLEFLMPELHDDASVEDYRSLEAELIAARIQEMCDGEARVEIERGGVDVPASYGDVAILLRAMSNVFLYEEPLRRAGIPYMVVAGAGFYERQEVLDVLNLLQVLVDPWNEPALFGFLRSPMAGLNDESLLRLARSGGLAAAFQSSAEPEGLTQPDAWRRARALFEEFRGMLLRPLPELLRHVLDRTGYEAILLGQYLGLQKASNVRKLVDLADSFTRTRPATVRSFITYLNEVRGQAVREGEAPMQPEGAGAVTIMTVHKAKGLEFPVVFVPDISLVPRGSNRTTVPLHRSLGLAVKVTNGSGERVASSMGEAIRRRCAEEETAEHARVLYVAMTRARDYLVLSGAPMPKKGSWLESIDAHFGITERPDGATVTGEGWSARVCRSVARRRTKTAKGKEIPLPPLEAVERMTAPLEHLASARRVFSVSVLLDAMLDTPNPDTAQRETLRGAGAASPARLSALVRGSLVHRMFEFWDFASEPDIEPLLAEAGIPRTLRRAAVVDLRSVAERFLALPLTEQLRRDAGIQRETPFSLRVGDALVTGKVDVLLGDGTIVDYKTGAVHETLQARYEWQLLLYALAARRLCGLTPERGVLCYVDSGEVREMATTPDRMEQAECRAAEAIERLRRAAPSFHDLAEFTGDA